Proteins from a genomic interval of Harpia harpyja isolate bHarHar1 chromosome 9, bHarHar1 primary haplotype, whole genome shotgun sequence:
- the CHST8 gene encoding carbohydrate sulfotransferase 8 isoform X1, which produces MRLTCMFSFILLFGAAGLVVFIHLQDPEEIVHQQTPGIKYNMGFQQSKKDCVSSDNQDRIRKNTADGVTMVKQNDSLHLSENGPTKLQSTDRGQSSIMFAMKDQQKGEEINSIRLHKRRRRFIIKKSPILISMNSSILNLPTLKSEDRNNKWKSLYQIQRERKQIMRETCSKYKSNNRRIITPYHVSRIFVEDKYRVLYCEVPKAGCSNWKRVLMVLNGLASSTKDIQHNTVHYGNYLKRLDGFDHKGIYHRLNTYTKMLFIREPFEKLVSAFRDKFEHPNNYYHPVFGKAIISRYRVNATKEALRTGSGVKFKEFIQYLLDVHRPVGMDIHWDHVNRLCSPCLIDYDFVGKFESMEEDANFFLHLIGAPQNLTFPKFKDRHSNEERTTTKITQQYFAQLSPSQRQRSYDFYYMDYLMFNYSKPFEDLY; this is translated from the exons gGATAAAATATAACATGGGATTCCAGCAATCAAAAAAA GACTGTGTTTCCAGCGATAACCAGGATAGAATAAGAAAAAACACTGCAGATGGAGTAACAATGGTAAAGCAGAACGATTCATTACACCTATCTGAAAATGGGCCCACAAAGCTTCAAAGCACAGACAGAGGGCAAAGCAGCATAATGTTTGCTATGAAAGATCAACAGAAAGGTGAAGAAATTAATTCCATCAGGCTGCATAAACGGAGGAGGAGATTTATAATTAAAAAGAGCCCAATTTTGATTTCCATGAACAGCTCCATTCTCAACCTGCCCACGCTTAAATCTGAGGATAGAAACAACAAGTGGAAAAGTCTCTATCAGatccaaagagaaagaaagcagatTATGAGGGAAACTTGTTCTAAATACAAGAGTAATAACAGAAGAATAATCACTCCTTATCATGTTTCTAGAATATTTGTAGAAGATAAATATAGAGTTTTATACTGTGAAGTACCAAAAGCTGGCTGCTCTAACTGGAAACGGGTACTCATGGTTCTTAATGGGCTGGCTTCTTCCACAAAAGACATACAGCACAACACAGTGCACTATGGAAACTATTTAAAAAGACTGGATGGGTTTGACCACAAAGGAATTTATCATAGGCTCAACACTTACACAAAGATGCTTTTTATTCGTGAACCTTTTGAAAAGCTGGTATCTGCATTTCGGGACAAGTTTGAACATCCAAACAATTACTACCACCCGGTTTTTGGAAAAGCCATCATTTCCAGATACCGTGTCAATGCCACCAAAGAAGCATTAAGGACAGGCTCTGGAGTCAAATTTAAAGAGTTCATTCAGTATCTCCTGGACGTACATAGACCAGTGGGTATGGATATCCACTGGGATCATGTCAATAGGCTTTGCAGCCCATGTTTAATAGACTACGACTTTGTTGGGAAATTTGAAAGTATGGAAGAAGATGCAAATTTTTTCTTGCACTTAATTGGTGCTCCACAAAATTTAACCTTCCCCAAGTTTAAAGATAGGCACTCCAATGAAGAACGAACTACTACTAAAATTACACAACAGTATTTTGCACAGCTTTCTCCTTCTCAAAGACAACGAAGCTATGACTTCTACTATATGGATTACTTGATGTTTAACTACTCAAAACCTTTTGAAGATTTATATTGA
- the CHST8 gene encoding carbohydrate sulfotransferase 8 isoform X2, with product MVKQNDSLHLSENGPTKLQSTDRGQSSIMFAMKDQQKGEEINSIRLHKRRRRFIIKKSPILISMNSSILNLPTLKSEDRNNKWKSLYQIQRERKQIMRETCSKYKSNNRRIITPYHVSRIFVEDKYRVLYCEVPKAGCSNWKRVLMVLNGLASSTKDIQHNTVHYGNYLKRLDGFDHKGIYHRLNTYTKMLFIREPFEKLVSAFRDKFEHPNNYYHPVFGKAIISRYRVNATKEALRTGSGVKFKEFIQYLLDVHRPVGMDIHWDHVNRLCSPCLIDYDFVGKFESMEEDANFFLHLIGAPQNLTFPKFKDRHSNEERTTTKITQQYFAQLSPSQRQRSYDFYYMDYLMFNYSKPFEDLY from the coding sequence ATGGTAAAGCAGAACGATTCATTACACCTATCTGAAAATGGGCCCACAAAGCTTCAAAGCACAGACAGAGGGCAAAGCAGCATAATGTTTGCTATGAAAGATCAACAGAAAGGTGAAGAAATTAATTCCATCAGGCTGCATAAACGGAGGAGGAGATTTATAATTAAAAAGAGCCCAATTTTGATTTCCATGAACAGCTCCATTCTCAACCTGCCCACGCTTAAATCTGAGGATAGAAACAACAAGTGGAAAAGTCTCTATCAGatccaaagagaaagaaagcagatTATGAGGGAAACTTGTTCTAAATACAAGAGTAATAACAGAAGAATAATCACTCCTTATCATGTTTCTAGAATATTTGTAGAAGATAAATATAGAGTTTTATACTGTGAAGTACCAAAAGCTGGCTGCTCTAACTGGAAACGGGTACTCATGGTTCTTAATGGGCTGGCTTCTTCCACAAAAGACATACAGCACAACACAGTGCACTATGGAAACTATTTAAAAAGACTGGATGGGTTTGACCACAAAGGAATTTATCATAGGCTCAACACTTACACAAAGATGCTTTTTATTCGTGAACCTTTTGAAAAGCTGGTATCTGCATTTCGGGACAAGTTTGAACATCCAAACAATTACTACCACCCGGTTTTTGGAAAAGCCATCATTTCCAGATACCGTGTCAATGCCACCAAAGAAGCATTAAGGACAGGCTCTGGAGTCAAATTTAAAGAGTTCATTCAGTATCTCCTGGACGTACATAGACCAGTGGGTATGGATATCCACTGGGATCATGTCAATAGGCTTTGCAGCCCATGTTTAATAGACTACGACTTTGTTGGGAAATTTGAAAGTATGGAAGAAGATGCAAATTTTTTCTTGCACTTAATTGGTGCTCCACAAAATTTAACCTTCCCCAAGTTTAAAGATAGGCACTCCAATGAAGAACGAACTACTACTAAAATTACACAACAGTATTTTGCACAGCTTTCTCCTTCTCAAAGACAACGAAGCTATGACTTCTACTATATGGATTACTTGATGTTTAACTACTCAAAACCTTTTGAAGATTTATATTGA